A single window of Kitasatospora sp. HUAS MG31 DNA harbors:
- the leuD gene encoding 3-isopropylmalate dehydratase small subunit, whose translation MEKFTAHTGTAMPLRRSNVDTDQIIPARFVPYFSWKGHANALFADWRDDPAFVLNLPEHQGATVLVAGMDFATGSSRESAVWALQRFGFKVVIAPRFGDIFRGNSLMRGLLTVTVPAEVVDRLWRLIEADPAVEVTVDLERLQVRCADIVQPFTLDEDARRRLLTGLDAISDTLRYADEIEAYERGRRAALPTT comes from the coding sequence ATGGAGAAGTTCACCGCCCACACCGGCACCGCCATGCCGCTGCGCCGCAGCAACGTGGACACCGACCAGATCATCCCGGCACGGTTCGTCCCCTACTTCAGCTGGAAGGGCCACGCCAACGCGCTGTTCGCGGACTGGCGCGACGACCCGGCCTTCGTCCTCAACCTGCCCGAGCACCAGGGCGCGACGGTGCTTGTCGCCGGGATGGACTTCGCCACCGGCTCCTCGCGCGAGTCCGCGGTCTGGGCGCTGCAGCGCTTCGGCTTCAAGGTGGTGATCGCCCCGCGCTTCGGTGACATCTTCCGGGGCAACTCGCTGATGCGCGGCCTGCTGACCGTCACCGTCCCGGCCGAGGTGGTCGACCGGCTCTGGCGGCTGATCGAGGCCGACCCGGCCGTCGAGGTCACCGTCGACCTGGAGCGGCTCCAGGTGCGCTGCGCCGACATCGTCCAGCCGTTCACCCTGGACGAGGACGCCCGCCGCCGCCTGCTCACCGGGCTCGACGCGATCTCCGACACCCTGCGGTACGCCGACGAGATCGAGGCGTACGAGCGCGGCCGCCGCGCCGCCCTGCCGACCACCTAG
- a CDS encoding TauD/TfdA family dioxygenase, with the protein MQPFYELSDAERDELAAVLGAVRENPYEDYPVFSRAVAAVVERGAVPEFFTKVTGEIRAERESGRSDAHVLRNCPMDPEVPELDHDDPLADKYAKKKTFVGETLLELFGQLTGTPLLAYDTRFNGDFFTDVVAINRYSGKQTGFSDGELVFHNDRTAHPVRADFISLLGMRCPEGDYIYTGFVGGRSLLTHLTDEEQEILRKPYFITPFDVFSRDNNSSLTVSEAHPILLRQHSIRYLDTHTTVAPDSPPEAKDALLALKNALVRADKTRHRILTGDLFSFANQDGLHSRDKVEINDPVRARERWLLKTYAFRDEAAAERHADRWIDGVRGRVGD; encoded by the coding sequence ATGCAACCGTTCTACGAACTGTCCGACGCGGAGCGCGACGAGCTGGCCGCGGTCCTGGGCGCCGTCCGCGAGAACCCGTACGAGGACTACCCGGTCTTCTCCCGCGCGGTCGCCGCCGTGGTGGAGCGCGGCGCGGTGCCGGAGTTCTTCACCAAGGTGACCGGGGAGATCCGCGCCGAGCGCGAGTCGGGCCGCTCGGACGCCCACGTGCTGCGCAACTGCCCGATGGACCCGGAGGTCCCGGAGCTCGACCACGACGACCCGCTCGCGGACAAGTACGCGAAGAAGAAGACCTTCGTCGGCGAGACGCTGCTGGAGCTGTTCGGACAGCTCACCGGCACCCCGCTGCTCGCCTACGACACCCGGTTCAACGGGGACTTCTTCACCGACGTCGTCGCGATCAACCGCTACAGCGGCAAGCAGACCGGCTTCAGCGACGGCGAGCTGGTCTTCCACAACGACCGCACCGCCCACCCGGTGCGGGCCGACTTCATCTCGCTGCTGGGGATGCGCTGCCCCGAGGGCGACTACATCTACACCGGCTTCGTCGGGGGCCGCAGCCTGCTGACCCACCTCACCGACGAGGAGCAGGAGATCCTGCGCAAGCCGTACTTCATCACGCCGTTCGACGTGTTCTCGCGGGACAACAACAGCAGCCTGACGGTCTCCGAGGCGCACCCGATCCTGCTGCGGCAGCACAGCATCCGCTACCTCGACACCCACACCACCGTCGCGCCGGACAGCCCGCCGGAGGCCAAGGACGCGCTCCTCGCGCTCAAGAACGCCCTCGTCCGGGCGGACAAGACCCGCCACCGGATCCTGACCGGCGACCTGTTCTCCTTCGCCAACCAGGACGGCCTGCACAGCCGGGACAAGGTGGAGATCAACGACCCGGTGCGGGCCCGCGAGCGCTGGCTGCTGAAGACCTACGCCTTCCGCGACGAGGCGGCGGCCGAGCGCCACGCCGACCGGTGGATCGACGGGGTCCGGGGCCGGGTCGGCGACTGA
- a CDS encoding helix-turn-helix transcriptional regulator: METHIFQDEWFANGSVPEPEPRVLLADHDPISRHVLQSVLRKTDQIRFVASVDMRRPLREWPLEQVDVAILAVGPQEDHEDILRELARGKIRVLLVGIGWSRERLDAAFAAGVAGCLVKDTRIGGLAAAARAVASGHTVLSPELFGLYRDASRAGGGGPATAPGGPGPSGRGLPALTDREHEVLALLAEGRSTAEAAALLNVSPATVKSHISHSLGKLGARNRLEAVLLMQRALGRTE; this comes from the coding sequence ATGGAGACGCACATATTCCAGGACGAGTGGTTCGCGAACGGGAGCGTGCCCGAACCGGAACCGCGCGTTCTGCTCGCCGACCACGACCCGATCTCCCGGCACGTCCTGCAGAGCGTCCTGCGCAAGACCGACCAGATCCGGTTCGTCGCCAGCGTGGACATGCGGCGACCGTTACGGGAGTGGCCGCTGGAGCAGGTCGACGTGGCCATCCTGGCCGTCGGCCCCCAGGAGGACCACGAGGACATCCTGCGGGAACTGGCCCGGGGCAAGATCCGGGTGCTGCTGGTCGGCATCGGCTGGAGCCGGGAGCGGCTGGACGCCGCCTTCGCCGCCGGGGTCGCCGGCTGCCTGGTGAAGGACACCCGGATCGGCGGCCTGGCCGCCGCGGCCCGCGCGGTCGCCTCCGGCCACACCGTGCTCTCCCCGGAGCTCTTCGGGCTGTACCGGGACGCCTCCCGCGCCGGCGGCGGGGGGCCCGCCACGGCGCCGGGGGGCCCCGGCCCGTCCGGACGCGGACTGCCCGCGCTCACCGACCGCGAGCACGAGGTGCTGGCCCTGCTCGCCGAGGGGCGCTCCACCGCCGAGGCGGCGGCCCTGCTCAACGTCTCCCCGGCCACGGTCAAGAGCCACATCTCGCACTCGCTCGGCAAGCTCGGCGCCCGCAACCGGCTCGAAGCCGTGCTGCTGATGCAGCGGGCGCTCGGCCGCACGGAGTGA
- the leuC gene encoding 3-isopropylmalate dehydratase large subunit, whose product MGSTLAQKTWDAHVVRHSAAGDDLLYIDLHLLHEVNTPQAFDDLRAAGRTVRRPDLTVGTEDHNTPTVAIDKVIQDPAGRRQCTLMRQNCEEFGIPLHRLGSDGQGIVHVIGPELGLVRPGMTIVCCDSHTTTLGAFGAVAFGIGTSQVEHVLATQTLAMSRPKDMAVTVTGRLAPGVTAKDLVLAIIARIGTGGAQGHIVEYRGEAVTALSMEARMTLCNMTVEAGSRAGLIAPDETTFAYLRTRPGMPQGADWDAEVAYWRTLRSDEDAVYDKEVVIDAGTVTPYVSWGNNPGQSIPLDGRVPAPEEFTDPEERVAAERALAYMDLRPGAAMRDLSVDAVFLGSCTNGRIEDLRAAAEVLKGRKVADGLHMMIVPGSAAVRRQAVEEGLDAVFAEAGADFRPAAGCSMCAALNEDRLRPGQRAASTSNRNFEGRQGKGSRTHIVSPPVAAATAVAGRLAAPADL is encoded by the coding sequence ATGGGTTCGACATTGGCGCAGAAGACCTGGGACGCACACGTCGTGCGGCACAGCGCCGCGGGGGACGATCTGCTCTACATCGACCTGCACCTCCTGCACGAGGTGAACACGCCGCAGGCGTTCGACGACCTGCGGGCCGCCGGACGCACCGTGCGCAGGCCGGACCTGACGGTCGGCACCGAGGACCACAACACCCCCACGGTGGCCATCGACAAGGTCATCCAGGACCCGGCGGGCCGCCGGCAGTGCACGCTGATGCGCCAGAACTGCGAGGAGTTCGGCATCCCGCTGCACCGGCTCGGCTCCGACGGCCAGGGCATCGTGCACGTGATCGGCCCGGAACTCGGCCTCGTCCGCCCCGGGATGACGATCGTCTGCTGCGACTCGCACACCACGACCCTCGGGGCCTTCGGGGCGGTCGCCTTCGGCATCGGCACCAGCCAGGTCGAGCACGTGCTGGCCACCCAGACCCTGGCGATGAGCCGGCCCAAGGACATGGCCGTCACCGTCACCGGCCGGCTCGCCCCCGGCGTGACCGCCAAGGACCTGGTCCTGGCCATCATCGCGAGGATCGGCACCGGCGGCGCCCAGGGCCACATCGTCGAGTACCGGGGCGAGGCGGTCACCGCCCTGTCGATGGAAGCCCGCATGACGCTCTGCAACATGACGGTCGAGGCCGGCTCCCGGGCCGGACTGATCGCCCCCGACGAGACCACCTTCGCCTACCTCAGGACCCGCCCCGGGATGCCCCAGGGCGCGGACTGGGACGCCGAGGTGGCCTACTGGCGCACGCTCCGCAGCGACGAGGACGCGGTGTACGACAAGGAGGTCGTCATCGACGCGGGCACCGTCACCCCGTACGTGTCCTGGGGCAACAACCCGGGCCAGAGCATCCCGCTGGACGGCCGGGTGCCGGCCCCCGAGGAGTTCACCGACCCCGAGGAGCGGGTCGCGGCCGAGCGGGCGCTGGCGTACATGGACCTGCGGCCCGGCGCGGCGATGCGGGACCTGTCCGTCGACGCCGTCTTCCTCGGCTCCTGCACCAACGGCCGGATCGAGGACCTCAGGGCCGCCGCCGAGGTCCTCAAGGGCCGTAAGGTCGCGGACGGCCTCCACATGATGATCGTCCCCGGCTCGGCGGCGGTCCGCCGCCAGGCCGTCGAGGAGGGCCTGGACGCCGTCTTCGCCGAGGCCGGCGCCGACTTCCGCCCGGCCGCGGGCTGCTCGATGTGCGCGGCCCTCAACGAGGACCGCCTGCGCCCCGGGCAGCGCGCCGCCTCCACCAGCAACCGCAACTTCGAGGGCCGGCAGGGCAAGGGGTCGCGCACCCACATCGTCTCGCCCCCGGTCGCCGCCGCCACCGCGGTCGCCGGCCGCCTCGCCGCCCCCGCCGATCTGTGA